In a genomic window of Sutcliffiella sp. FSL R7-0096:
- a CDS encoding anti sigma factor C-terminal domain-containing protein gives MNKENEFLPKDFEFEKLVKKAKKRSIIKMVLISFVISLIVLFGLYFIGNRVMIIKMEKETSLDSTWNKIMGANFVELGTLFNYSLTSATAKTKLVKVVGGVPIPWGDQEKVFTILGTSRLISTHGPSGFGYSDDERIPMYYEGERVVEFFHPQVNYKQIFDDRTLLNVIDDNTVVEMAFSFDEAYSIEKVNKVFKDQLAWYWVDTFSKDQIENNNKFNEDKNFQDATIHGFQAYGFTYNRVAESNSASNFISILEEVKEDGGDYQEDAKRIITNITNEGEINLEPGNLKIIGVIVTGKPSDLLKFSDESMIHGATLGATTDLY, from the coding sequence ATGAACAAGGAAAATGAGTTTCTTCCAAAGGATTTTGAGTTTGAGAAATTAGTAAAAAAAGCAAAGAAACGTTCCATTATAAAAATGGTGCTCATTTCATTTGTTATAAGTCTCATCGTTTTATTTGGGCTCTATTTTATTGGCAATAGAGTAATGATAATAAAAATGGAAAAGGAGACAAGCTTAGATTCGACTTGGAACAAAATTATGGGGGCCAACTTTGTAGAACTAGGCACTCTATTTAATTATTCTCTAACTTCTGCAACAGCAAAAACCAAGTTAGTAAAAGTGGTTGGAGGAGTACCAATTCCATGGGGGGATCAGGAAAAAGTTTTTACTATTTTGGGAACATCTCGACTCATTTCAACTCATGGTCCTTCTGGCTTCGGCTACTCAGATGATGAGCGAATTCCTATGTACTATGAAGGAGAAAGAGTCGTCGAATTTTTTCATCCACAAGTAAATTATAAGCAAATATTTGATGATCGAACATTACTTAATGTGATTGACGATAACACGGTGGTAGAAATGGCTTTTTCATTTGATGAAGCCTACTCCATTGAAAAAGTAAACAAAGTATTTAAGGATCAATTAGCATGGTATTGGGTAGATACGTTCAGTAAAGATCAAATAGAAAATAATAATAAGTTTAACGAAGATAAGAATTTCCAAGACGCTACTATCCATGGTTTTCAAGCTTATGGCTTTACATATAACCGAGTTGCAGAATCCAATTCGGCCTCTAACTTTATCTCAATCTTAGAGGAGGTAAAAGAAGATGGTGGCGATTATCAAGAAGATGCAAAGCGAATTATCACGAATATAACGAATGAGGGTGAAATAAACCTAGAACCTGGGAACTTAAAAATTATTGGTGTGATAGTTACAGGAAAACCAAGTGATTTACTAAAGTTTAGTGATGAATCAATGATTCATGGTGCTACATTAGGAGCAACAACAGACCTATATTAA
- a CDS encoding RNA polymerase sigma factor — protein MNDSMMGEKLNEILKFAYSYLRKMGASKEDAEDVIQDTAYKFLQYIDSVQFNNTQSWLFRVAVNQYYDMSRKRTRRRDILLKFNVQEIFEEETPEKALMQSELERDIHEILTKLKPKYRQLLLLRYSTGLKIKEIAELYSMKEGSVKTILHRARKEFIEQYRRYENEQGK, from the coding sequence ATGAATGATTCCATGATGGGGGAAAAACTAAATGAGATACTAAAATTTGCTTACTCTTACCTAAGAAAAATGGGTGCTTCAAAGGAGGATGCAGAAGATGTTATTCAAGATACTGCTTATAAATTTTTACAATATATAGACTCAGTCCAGTTTAATAATACTCAAAGTTGGCTTTTTAGAGTAGCAGTAAATCAATACTATGATATGTCCCGTAAGAGAACCAGACGAAGAGATATATTATTGAAATTCAATGTACAAGAAATATTTGAGGAAGAAACACCTGAAAAAGCCCTCATGCAAAGTGAACTAGAAAGAGATATTCATGAAATCTTAACTAAATTAAAACCGAAATACAGGCAATTGCTTCTTCTGAGATATAGTACAGGATTAAAAATAAAAGAGATAGCAGAGCTGTATAGCATGAAAGAAGGATCTGTTAAGACTATTCTCCATAGGGCAAGGAAAGAATTTATAGAACAATATAGGAGGTACGAAAATGAACAAGGAAAATGA
- a CDS encoding sigma-70 family RNA polymerase sigma factor produces the protein MSSTIGRIIYQQLNSDEIIQQIASLSGKYKEVLILYYYQEMNMKEISDVLHISINTVKSRLLRGKDALKRKLERGCKLE, from the coding sequence ATATCTTCAACTATCGGGCGCATAATTTATCAGCAACTTAATTCCGATGAAATAATTCAGCAAATTGCTAGTCTTTCAGGAAAATACAAAGAAGTCCTAATTCTTTATTACTATCAGGAAATGAATATGAAAGAAATAAGTGATGTCCTCCATATTAGTATAAATACGGTTAAATCAAGATTGTTGCGCGGGAAAGATGCTCTAAAAAGAAAACTTGAAAGGGGATGCAAACTTGAATAA